Part of the Maridesulfovibrio sp. genome, CTACTGATCGGACATGGAGCGATAGATGAAGCATTTGCAGACGAACTTACTGAGATAATCATTAAACTCGGAAAGCATGGAGATATATAGGGAGAGCTGAGATTAGTAGAAGTACACAAAGCTAAATATTTTAAGATAGAACCCGCAAACTATTTCTCAACCAGAACATTAGCTTGCGTTTCTGCAAATTCCGCCTTTGCTGCTTTCTTCATGTCCTTGCTGCCTTTAAGCATAGTAAGACCGCGTGTCTTCACTCCAAGATCATTGATATTATTATCAATAACCAAAAGTTCTCCGGACCTCTGTCCCTGATAGCTTTGCATTGGACTGGTAGAGGTATAGAGAATGAGTTTCTCTTTACCCAACGGAGGCGTTATCTGGAGAGTGAACGAATCACCCTGCCCGGGAATTTCATAAATAACACCGCCTTTGTAGTAAGCTGAACGGTTGGATGGTGTTACCTCGATAAGATTTCCTTCAGCATCTTCATATACTGCATGGGCATAGAAAGGCTTATTGCCCCGGAAATAAAATTTCATAAAATCGCCCAGCTTGTATGTATCCTTATCGGTCCAGAGTTCAACGGTTAAAGGCGCGCGGGGATTATTAATGGCTTGTTGATGAATGCTCTGAACAGCATTCGATTCAGCAGGTATTATCTCGGCTTTAATCTTAATTTTGTAACACTGGTCAAGATACCCACTCTTGTCCTTTGACTGAAGCCAGCCCTTCTCAAGTTCTTCAAGCACCTTGACTGTAGCCCGCGAATAGACATCAATAAGGTCCTTGCTGACTTTACCTTTATCAACACTGGTCTCCCGTGAAACATAAGTGCTGACCCGTTCGCTAGCACTTCTCTTGGCATCATCCAAAGCTAATTTGCGCACTTGAGTGCGGGTACGGTCAAGTCCGAGACAGGCCATGCCTTCGGCTTCTATGAGTACGGAAGACTTGGAGATCTGTTTCTCGCCGTCAGCCAGAACCGGAACAGTCAGACATAAACTTATGAAACCAAGTAGGAAAAGCTGGATAGTTTTTTTCATGAAGACTTTCCTCCTACATTACTTTTCAATCAGATCTTCAACCAAATCACCCAGCCCACCTGTCCTAAGGGGCAACCGTAAACAGACTTCGGCATTACCGGTGGCAGGATTGTATTGTTCCCCGCAGAGGGGAAAAAACTTAATAAACCCCTTGGCCTTGGTTTGGATGATATCCCCTTGAACTTTGCCTTCTTTGACAAGCGTATTTCGCTCAACTTCAATCCCTTCCACAATCTCAACCAGACGCGCCTGTGCCACCGAACGTGCAGCGAGCAGAGCCATGGATTTGGACTCTCCATTTCCGCGCCCGACTACCTGAAAATACCCTTTATCGAACGCCTCCTTCTTATCGGAGACCTCTGTGTAGCTGGTGCTGAACTCGGGGGCTGTTGAATCGACATTTTTTTTACAGGCAGGAAGAGTCGCAATCAGTAATAAGGCTATAATAAAACTATGGAAGCACTTCATGAATTATCCTTTTGTAGGAATAATATCAACGGTCAAATAACCGCATACTCCTGACAATACATCAAAATTTAACCTACTATCAAGGCGCGATAAACACTAAATCGATAACACCAAGTCTCTCGACTTTTCATAACTGCAGCTTTCATTTACATATTATTGTTTACCCATGCTTTTTACCTCTCACCCATGTTCATCATGCGGAATGGTGTCGAAGGAAGGAATCTTTTCCAATTGGGCATCCCAATTAGCCTTTGATGCAACATAGATATGTCCATCAGGGCTGATCGGAACATCACAATCGAGGCTTCCCGCCGGAACAACGAGCAAGGTCCCTTCCATTTGAATATTTGGAAGGGCGGACCCGCAATGGATACAAAAGCTTTTTATGTGGCCTTCCAAATCAAAGGTCCTCACGTATTCTTCACCTTGCAACCATCTTAACTCGGCTTCAGACGAAAACAAATTTGCAGCATGTGCAGAACCTGAATCCTTCCTACACCGTTCGCAATGGCACAGGTAGAAATTATTAAAAGAACCTTCAACCTCAAAAACAACTTCACCACATAGGCATGACCCTGTATATGTCATAATCATCCCTTCCTTTAACTTATTCCTGTTTATTGATTATTGGGTCGGGGAAATTATTCATATCACCCATCACACTTAACCATCCACTGTTCTTTCCATGCTTTTTGGCTTGTTGCTTACTGTTCAATATTTTGTGTAAATAAACTGAAGTTAACTGATTAGTTTGTTTCCTTTGAGTAAAACACCCTCACTTTAATAAATTAACTTCCTAATATTTTATGAAAACAATTATCTTAATTCCACCATCCGAAGGTAAAGCTGAGGGTGGACACAATGAGCCTTTAAAGGCTGTATCAGGTATTACCGCTGACTTAATTGAAGCGATTAAAGAAGCTGATCCCAAAAAATTGTATGGGCTTAAGGAAAAAGCACTCGAAAAAGCAATTACCGTAAATAAAGAAATCTTAAGCTCAAGAACAATGCCGGCAATGGAACGCTACACAGGTGTTGTTTACGACGCTATTGAGTATAAAACTTTAAAGAATAAATCTGACTTTGATCAAAAAGTGTTAATTGTCTCAGGATTATTCGGTCTTGTCAGGCCTACTGATTTAATTCCTAATTATCGTTTGAAGATTGATAAATTAAAGGCAGCCAAGTTATGGTTGAACTCCAATTCCGAACAATTAAAAGATAAATTTATTATTGATTTACTACCGCAAGCACACAAGAAAACTGTTAAGTATGACAATGGAATTGAGGTTGAATTTGTCCTGAAGAAAGCAGGAAAAAAGATGCCGGCAGGTCATCAGGGCAAACACATCAAAGGTCGTTTTGTCAGGTGGCTTATTGAAAATAATATCACCGACCAAAAGCATTTTAGTGATTTTACGGAAGAAGGCTATAAGTGGACCGGTGATGTTTTCTTGAAGGAAATTTAATTCATTTCTAAAACGTACCAACGCCATAAGCGACACTTTTATTAACTGCCATCTGGCAGCTTTGACTTTTTATCGACACTCCTCTGGTAGTTTACTAACTCTTCCAAAACACTCTCTCCCCAATCACCGGCCTCACCAATCACCAGACTATAAAATTCTTGGGAGTATTTTTGTAGAATCTCAAACCCCTCTCCTACCTCTTTGGAAGAGCATTCTCCGGCACTGACTCTCGATTTATAAAAAAGCCAATCCAATCGAGTCGACACAACGAGCTGCTCCAACTTGAACTGGGTGGTTGCATATCGTACATGTCCGCTCGTTCCGCCGAAAAGAGTATTCGCACCCAAAAAACTAGCTGCTGCAACGAGAAACACATAACCAAGCTTTCCATTAGGATCAAAACTGAACTGATGGTCAGAAAGAAACGGCAAAACAACTCCAACAAAGCCTGCCGCCCAACCTAGACTGCGAAAAACAATAGATAGGAGAGCCTGCCGCTTCCTTCGCCCGTAATAATACTGGAGTTTCTCCTCTGCCAAAGCATCCAATGCATTGAATACTAACGAAAGAGACTCAATTTCATCACCCTTAACCCACTTAATGCGCTTTAACTCATCCCTAAAAGAATTTAACTTTTTAATGCCCTCAGATTCATGATTACCAAGCAAATAAGTCATATCAACCCAACCCATTATAGTTAACTTACCCAGTCAGCTAAGCTCGTTCCTTTCGTCTCTACACACAAGAATATAAATCAATTCGCAAGAACCACAAAAAAGAAATTACAATTCTGTTGCGATTCGGCTGGTTCATGACTCTATGTAAAATCAATCACCCTCTTGACATAGTTTTAATACACTTGTATTAATACATTTGTATTAAATGGAGTCATGAGCAATGATTGATTACTCTTTTAATAACTTTTATGATGCAAGGGGCTGTCTTTGCGGAAGGAGGAAAGATGCTCAAAACAGTTGAACTTCAAGGTAACTACTACGAAATCGGCAAGGGATGGGGAGAAGTGTTCAGACAGGAAATGAACCGAATCATCATGTCAGAACTCGGTCTAATTGCTGCTTACTACGGCATCGATAACGCGACCGTAATAGAACTCGGTAAAAAATATCTTCCTGCTGCTCAAAAATATGATCCCGAATTTATAGAAGTGCTGCATGGATTTTCTGAAGGTGCAGGAGTTAGTTTTGATACTATTTTTGCTATTCGATCAGTTTTCGATATTCTCTGTTCTGGGCCTCCGCGCCAAGGCATGTGCACTTCATTAGCTGTTGGCGCTTCTGCCTCTCAGAATGGACAGGTCATTATCGGACAAAATATAGACTGGCATCCGGAACTCCCTATGGCTCTTTTGAAGATAAGCTGGCCCAATGGAGTAAAACAACTTGCTCTATCAATGAGCGGGGTCTGGGAATACACGCTTTCTGCTTACGCTGAATCATCCCCATTTGCCATTATGTCCACTTTGACCGTTACTCCCGACACAAATCCCGACATACCTGTACCGATCAGCTTCATTATGAACAAAGCGTCTCGCCAAAAACGGTTGGAGAACGCTCTAGAAGTCTTTACAAACGCAACCTCCATCATGCCCAGCTATCTACTGGCAAATGGTGCAGGAAAAATGATCGGGATTGAACTTGGACTCCATAGCCATGAACTGCTCTATCCCGAATCTGATGTTCTTATACACGCCAATCATAACATTTCAGAACGATTCGCAGCGAGGGATGCATTCCTTCAATTTGTACCTGATTCGCCATTTAGATATGATCGTATGAAAAAACTCGTTGCCCAGAACCATGGTAAAATTACACCCAAGCACGTCATGACATTCCTGGCTGATCACGAAAACTATCCGAAGGGAATATGCAGTCATGTTGACCCGGAATCCCAGTTACCACCATCGGCTACGGTTGCCTCGGTTGTGATCATCCCAGAAGAAGCTGCAATGTACATAGCAGTTGGAAATCCATGTGAAAATGAGTATGAACGATATCACCTCAAAACGGATTAAACCGATTGGGCAAAACTAAAAATATTCACCATGGGCAACGATACAAAAAACAATATCCTAATGGCCGCAATCAAAGAGTTTGCAGAACACGGTTATCAGGCGGCAACTGTGCGTAGAATTGTGGAACAGGCCGGAGCTAAGAACCTCAATGCCGTGGTTTATTACTTCGACAGCAAGGAAGGACTATATAAAGCGGTATTAGAATTCATGTTCCAGGAAGCGGAGAAGTTTAAGGGAAAAAGCAACATTGCCACATTTGAATCTCTCCCCATCGAGGAAAGACTGGCCTCAATGATTCGCTTTTACTGCAAAGCCTACTACTCCGTAGAAACTGATCTTGACCGGGATTTATATAGCATCTTCACCAACGAGGCACGCAATCCATCGCCTTACTTCAATGATATTGTTTCCCGATACCTAAAACCAAGCCGCGACTATATGTGCTCCCTTTTAAAGGAGTACCTCGGGCCTGATACGACGGATAATGTTGTCAGAAATTGTGAATACAGTATTACCGCCCAAATCCTCTACGGGGTTCTTGGCTGGTCCATTATTAGCGGAACTGTGCCGGGACAAAAACCATTTGGGGAGCGCGTGGATGAACTGGCGGAGCACGTGACTAATTTTTCCTTAGCAGCACTATCCGCCTTTAAAAAATCTTAAAACCGGCAATAGTTTTCGCCGCAGATGGGCGTGCTGTATATTCTGGTCCCGGTTTATACATCTCGGCAAATGCCATTTTTCTCGTATGCGTACCACCTCCCCCCCCCTAACTTCTATCTTCAGAATCGTCTCTGCAAAGCCTTTTCCCAAAAGCATCAATATCCGAATCCAACAATTATGTTTGCGTTAAAATATGTGTTAGAATATTTTTATCATAGTGTTGTTGTGATATTATTAGTGGGTTACAAATAACTTTACTGAATCATTTAAGCATGTGCTTTGGACCCTTACAACAAGTGTCCTACTCAGGAAAACTCTTAATTCTGTGAGGTTTACATGAGTGATCAAACAGTATCGAAGCTTTTCGTCAATGGCCGGATTTATCAAGACGCGGTTCGTAGGGTGAACAACCTTCTTGTGGAAGATGACCTTGTCGTTGCCGTGGATGTGGATCCTTCCAATCATACTGATGCGGAAGTCATAGATTTAGACGGTAACGCCCTTTATCCCGGTTTTTGCGACAGTCACGTCCATTTGGTGGAGTCTGCTCTCATGTTCAGTGGTGGAGACCTGCGTGGTGATAATAACGCTGAATCGATTGTCCAAGCGGTGAAAACAGCCATATCCAAACATTCCGATGAAGATCCTTTTTTTGCCGGAGGATTTTCATTGGACAACTATGACTCATGGTCCTTGGATGATCTTGCCGCACTCGACGCTGTTACCGGTGACCGAATCGTTCTTTTAAGTGACGACCTCGGCCATAATCTTATTATAAATTCTGCCGCCATAAATGCAGCGGACCTTTCCAAGCACTTGGATGATGTTCCGTCAGGAGGAAAAGTCGTTGTCGAAAATGGCAAGCCAACTGGTATGTTGCGTGAAGAAGCCATGACCTTGGCTGGAAATCCCCTTCTCCCCCGTTTCACAGATGCGTCGATTCAACCGGGGACACAATACTACATGAATTTATGGGCTCAGATGGGCTATACGGGAATCGTAGACCTTATGGGTGCGCCCATCGGCCGTATCATGCATGCTGATATGTGCCGGAAAATGGAAAGCAATGGCCTTCTGCCCCTTCGCGTCAATTATAACTACACCTTCTTCGGCCTTGATGACCTTGAAGGCGGTCTTAAGGAAATGGGCAAGGACACGGATTTGGTGAGATTCATTGGAAACAAGCTCTTTGTTGACGGGGCCTACGCCGGAGGAGAGGCATGGACAACCTGGGAGAATAAACAAGGTAACCATGGCTTGCATACGGTCACAGCTGGCGATTCCATGGGCAAAAACCAGAACATTTATCGCATAGTCGCCCGGCTGGAGGAAGTCGGCCTCAATTGCCATTACCATATTCAGGGTGACGAGGCCCTGAATGTTACTTTGGATGCGCTGGAAGCAGCGGCGGCCAAGAAGGGCGGACTTAGCTGTGTGCATACGCTGATTCATCTGGCCTTTCCCCGCCCTGACCAATTACAGCGCATCAACAAGCTCAATAACAAAGTCGTCTCTACGGTCCAACCGGGATTCTGGAAGGCCGAGGCCGGACTTGACAGGTATTATGGCAAGGCAAATGACGCGTCATATCCTATTAAGGAATTGATGGAAGCCGGCATAAGTACTGGTATGAGCACCGATTTTGGAGTCTCTCCTCTGGAGTTGAGCGCTCCCACAACAATTATGAACATCTCCATGCTGGGCGAAGGAGCGGCGCGTACACCGCTGACCATGCAGGACGTCATTAGAGGGCTGACACAGGGAAGCGCCGCAACAACTGGACACAACGATGTGGGCGCACTTTATCCGGGCATGAAAGCCGACATGGTGCGCTTTGAGCGAGATCTATACGATGAAAAGCCGGAGAATCTGGCAACGAATCCTCCGAAAGTTCTGGAGACGTGGATAAGTGGGAAAAAAGTTGTAATACATGAGACTCCTAAATAAACGAAGGCTCTACCTCAAATAAAGCCACAAAAAAAGGACTTACGATTTTCATCGTAAGTCCTTGAAATATCTGGTGGAGCTGAAGAGAATTGAACTCTTGGCCTCTTGAATGCCATTCAAGCGCTCTCCCAACTGAGCTACAGCCCCACTCGTGTTGGGTGAAGTAGGATTTATAAAAACCTGCCTCCGCTGTCAACTCTCTTTTTCAATTATTTTAGCATAAATGGATTTCCCTGCCTGCCGGCTTGGGTTAAGCTTGCCTTCACGTCGATCTTTGTAAACAAAACACAACATTAGTTTACTTTTTATAAACACAAACTATTGCCTCCGGCGTCGACTTGAAGTATCTTGCCTCCAGATTGACGCTGTCTAAACTGCTATTTTTACACGAGGTACCATGCTGGACATTGCCTTAAAAATTCTTTCAAAATTCGCTTGGGTTTCCGTTGTCTTTATCGGCATTACGGTAATCAGCTTCTGGGTTATTCACCTTGCTCCCGGTTCGCCCACTGACATGGAAACCACACTCAACCCGACAGCCACGGTTGAAACTCGCCTGAAACTGGAAAAACTGTACGGTCTGGATAAACCTATCCACGAACAATATATTAACTGGGTGGCCCGTCTGGCAAAATTCGATTTCGGATTATCCATGTCCGGTGACCGGCGTCCGGTATGGGACCGCATTAAGGAACGTTTGCCGCTTACCTTCGGTATGAACATGGCTTCGCTTTTCCTTACACTTATAATTGCCGTACCCATAGGAATGTATTCGGCATGGCGGCAGGACGGCTGGTTTGACCGGGGGATGACCGTACTGGTCTTTATCGGCTTCGCTGTGCCGGGATTCTGGCTTGCGCTGCTGCTTATGCTCTGGCTGGGTATTTACTACCCCATATTTCCCATATCCGGTCTGACCTCCCTTGATTTTAAACTGCTCTCCCCGTGGGGCAAAATGCTCGATCTGGCCCACCATCTGGCCCTGCCGATCTTTATTTATACCTTCGGCAGTCTCGCCGGGATGTCCAGATTCATGCGTTCTTCCATGCTGGAAGTGCTGCGGCAGGATTACATCACTACCGCCAAAGCCAAAGGTCTGCCCATGCGCAAGGTGCTTTTCAAGCACGCCCTGCGCAACGGCCTTCTCCCGGTGATTACCATCCTCGGCCTGTCCATTCCCGGACTGATCGGCGGCAGCGTTATCATTGAATCCATCTTCGCCCTGCCCGGACTGGGACAGCTTTTCTACGGTGCGGTCATGGCCCGCGACTATTCGCTGATCATGGGCTCACTGGTGCTCGGCGCCATGCTGACCTTAGCCGGTAACCTGCTGGCAGATATGGCCTACGGACTTGCCGATCCGCGTATTCGTGCAGGAGGGCAGGACTGATGGCTAATAAAAAACCGCTTACCCCTCCCTCAAAACTGCAAAGATACGGTTTGCTGTATCTCGGTCTTTTCCTTGTGGGAACGGTATCGCTGGCGGCTATTTTTGCCCCCTTACTTACCCCGTATGATCCCAATGCCCTGAATGTTGACCATCTGCTGCAAGGGCCCAGCGCTACTCATTTATTCGGTACCGATGCACTGGGCCGTGATGTTTTTACTCGCATGCTCTACGGCGGGCGGGTTTCACTTTGGGTCGGCTTTGTTGCGGTTGGAATTTCCACAGCCATCGGGCTGGCACTGGGCCTCGCTGCCGGATATTTCGGAGGACTGGTGGATGAAATAATTATGCGCGGGGTGGATGTAATGCTCTGCTTCCCGTCATTTTTCCTGATTCTCGCGGTCATCGCATTTCTGGAACCGGGACTCACCAACATCATGATCGTCATCGGCTTCACCTCGTGGATGGGTGTGGCAAGATTGGTGCGTGCGGAAACCCTCTCCCTGCGTAAACGTGATTTCGTGCAAGCCTCACGCTTGGCAGGCGCAGGACCGATCCGCATCATGCTGACCCACATTCTGCCCAACGCCATTACCCCGGTGCTGGTATCAGCGACCCTTGGTGTAGCCGGAGCAATCCTTGTGGAATCATCACTCAGCTTCCTCGGACTCGGAGTTCAACCTCCTGATCCTTCATGGGGCAACCTGCTCATGGACGGAAAGGAAGTGCTAGAAATAGCTCCATGGCTGTCAATATTTCCCGGCATGGCAATCCTGCTGACCGTACTCGGCTACAACCTGCTCGGCGAAGCCCTGCGCGATATCCTCGACCCCAGACTCAAACAATAACGGTAAAAACAATGCTGGAACTGCTCAGAATACGCGACCTCGCACTTATCGAAGATGCTGAAATTGAGTTCTCTGCGGGCATGAACGTGCTAACCGGGGAAACCGGAGCCGGTAAATCCTTCATCCTGCGAGCCATTGACTTCCTGACCGGACAAAAAATGCGTCCTGATATGGTCCGTCCCGGTAAGGAACAGGCTTTTGTTGAAGCGCTGTTCATCCATTCCGATGGATCGGAATCCATTGTCCGCCGGGTACTATCAGCTGATACAGGCCGCAGCAGAGTCTATGTGAATGACAAGCTCAGCTCCCAGAACACAATCCGTGAAATGGGCGCGTCCATGATTCTGCACACCAGCCAGCACGCCCAGCAGAAGCTTCTCCAGCCGGCCTACCAATGCCGCATGCTGGATACCTTTCTTGCCGATACAACACTCCCGGAAAAGAAAGATGGAATCCTGACCTCTCTGCGGGCTTTGCTGACCAAAAAGGAAGAGCTGAAAACTCGTTCTGCATCCCTGCTGGAAAAAAAAGATTTCCTCGAATTCCAACGGACTGAGATTGAAAAAGTATCCCCATACCCCGGCGAGGAAGATGAGCTGCTGGAAAAGAAAAACGCCTTGCGGGCGCAGGAAGATGCGGGAAAATGCATCGACACCGCCATGGATATTATGCGCGGACAGCTTGATGTTTCCGGTGGAGTTTCCGCTCTCGGCTCTGAAATGGAACGAATCTGCGAACTTTTCCCGGATTACGAACAGGATCGCGAAACAGTTGTCGAATTTAAGCATTTCTTGGATGAACTGGTCGGAAAACTGCGTACTCAGCCCCTTGATTTCGATTCCGAAGACAACATCGACGACATTGAAGCCCGACTTTACGAGCTTTCCAAACTTAAACGCAAACTAGGCCGTACTCTTGATGAGATCGTAGACCTGAAAAATGAAATTCAAGAGAACCTCGACTTTTTGGATTCCTGCTCACTTGAGCTGGCCCAGCTGGAAAAACAAGAAAAAGAGCTAGTTGAAAAACTTTCCAAAGCGCTGGACAAACTGTCTGCAGCTCGTGAAATTGCAGCGAAAAAGCTTACTGACCGCGTAGTTGCAGAGCTGAAAGGACTCGGCTTTTCCGAGCACGTGCAGGTCAAATTTGAATTCCAACCCCACGAGCTTTATCCGGGGCTCAATGAAATGCGTGGCCGTCTGATGTGGATTCCCAACCCCGGTCAGGCCCCCCAGCCGCTGGACAAAATCGCATCCGGCGGAGAGCTTTCCCGTTTCCTGCTCGCAATTACCGGATTACAGGGTGAATCAGAAAAACCGACCCTTATCTTTGACGAAGTTGACTCCGGCATCGGCGGGCATACCCTGAATCGCGTTGGTGAAAAAATGCAGGAACTTGCCGACCGCCAGCAACTCATCGTCATCACCCACTGGCCACAACTTGCTGCATTAGCCGAACGTCACTTCCTGATCCACAAGGGAGTTGTTAATAAAGAAACTTTCACCACCTGCCGCCAACTGAATAGTTCGGAAGTCGAAGCTGAATTGTCTAGGATGGCTGGGAAGGAGTAAGTCAGAACTCCGAGTCAGTCTTTGACACTTTTTTCAGCCGGCTTTAAATCAACAAAACATAAAACTGACTGGTCAGTTCTGAAGAGGATTACAATTCACTTCAGAAAACTGTTGTGAGCTCGAAAACATGAAAGAATATTCCGAAAAAGAAACCCGTATCTTGGACACAGCTGCGGAGATGTTCGCAAATCAGGCTTTTCATAAGGTTCTGTTGAGTGATGTCGCTCATGCCGCAAGAGTAGGAAAGGGAACCCTTTATCTTTACTTCAAGAATAAAGACGACCTTTACTTTGCAGTTCTTTTCAGGGGATTTTCAATTCTGGTTGATACGTTAAGACAACATATCAATCAGAAAAATATTTCGCCTACGGAAAAAATGGAAGGCATCATTAGAGAGATGTCCACTTACATGTTTATGAAAGCTACCAATGCACATTTGCTGAGCAGAGTTATGCATTTTCCTGAAGGCGGGGAATGGCAGGACAAGAGAACAGAATTATGGGGCTTGATCCAAGAGGTCATTGAGGAAGGGGTTGAAACAGGAGAATTCGAAGATTCCTGTCCCAGATTTACTTCTCAATACATCCCGAGTTTTGTCCGTTCCATCTCCATATTTCCCCCTGAAGGTCTGAACCATGAAGAATTCTGCGCACACGCATGCAATTTTGTATTTAAAGCCCTCAAGCCAGACCGTTAAAGCCATATTTATCAGGTAAAAATTATGAATAAAGAGTCCCACCCGAAACAAGAAATTCAGACTAAAAACAAAATCCCGGCCAAAAAACTTAAAATCACAATTCTCTCCTGCATATTTGTACTGATTCTTGGAGTTGCAGTAGCATTCCCTTTTTATGAACACGCAATAAATCATGAATCAACGGATGATGCGTTCATTGAGGCGCATGTAGTCTCAATCAGCCCAAGGGTTCCCGGACATGTTTCGAAAGTCTTTGTTTCAGACAACCAAAAAGTCGAAGAAGGACAACTTCTCGCTGAAATCGATCTCAGAAATTATCAGGTTGCACTGGAAATTGCCGAAGCACGTAAGGATTCTGCAACTGCAGCGGTAAAGGAAGCAGAGGCTCTGGTAGTGGCTGCCCAAAAGAAACTGTCTCAAAAGCAGGCTGAATTATCATCCCAGACAGCT contains:
- a CDS encoding CerR family C-terminal domain-containing protein, whose translation is MGNDTKNNILMAAIKEFAEHGYQAATVRRIVEQAGAKNLNAVVYYFDSKEGLYKAVLEFMFQEAEKFKGKSNIATFESLPIEERLASMIRFYCKAYYSVETDLDRDLYSIFTNEARNPSPYFNDIVSRYLKPSRDYMCSLLKEYLGPDTTDNVVRNCEYSITAQILYGVLGWSIISGTVPGQKPFGERVDELAEHVTNFSLAALSAFKKS
- a CDS encoding ABC transporter permease, which encodes MANKKPLTPPSKLQRYGLLYLGLFLVGTVSLAAIFAPLLTPYDPNALNVDHLLQGPSATHLFGTDALGRDVFTRMLYGGRVSLWVGFVAVGISTAIGLALGLAAGYFGGLVDEIIMRGVDVMLCFPSFFLILAVIAFLEPGLTNIMIVIGFTSWMGVARLVRAETLSLRKRDFVQASRLAGAGPIRIMLTHILPNAITPVLVSATLGVAGAILVESSLSFLGLGVQPPDPSWGNLLMDGKEVLEIAPWLSIFPGMAILLTVLGYNLLGEALRDILDPRLKQ
- a CDS encoding SLATT domain-containing protein — encoded protein: MGWVDMTYLLGNHESEGIKKLNSFRDELKRIKWVKGDEIESLSLVFNALDALAEEKLQYYYGRRKRQALLSIVFRSLGWAAGFVGVVLPFLSDHQFSFDPNGKLGYVFLVAAASFLGANTLFGGTSGHVRYATTQFKLEQLVVSTRLDWLFYKSRVSAGECSSKEVGEGFEILQKYSQEFYSLVIGEAGDWGESVLEELVNYQRSVDKKSKLPDGS
- a CDS encoding peroxide stress protein YaaA, with protein sequence MKTIILIPPSEGKAEGGHNEPLKAVSGITADLIEAIKEADPKKLYGLKEKALEKAITVNKEILSSRTMPAMERYTGVVYDAIEYKTLKNKSDFDQKVLIVSGLFGLVRPTDLIPNYRLKIDKLKAAKLWLNSNSEQLKDKFIIDLLPQAHKKTVKYDNGIEVEFVLKKAGKKMPAGHQGKHIKGRFVRWLIENNITDQKHFSDFTEEGYKWTGDVFLKEI
- a CDS encoding DUF4384 domain-containing protein; the encoded protein is MKKTIQLFLLGFISLCLTVPVLADGEKQISKSSVLIEAEGMACLGLDRTRTQVRKLALDDAKRSASERVSTYVSRETSVDKGKVSKDLIDVYSRATVKVLEELEKGWLQSKDKSGYLDQCYKIKIKAEIIPAESNAVQSIHQQAINNPRAPLTVELWTDKDTYKLGDFMKFYFRGNKPFYAHAVYEDAEGNLIEVTPSNRSAYYKGGVIYEIPGQGDSFTLQITPPLGKEKLILYTSTSPMQSYQGQRSGELLVIDNNINDLGVKTRGLTMLKGSKDMKKAAKAEFAETQANVLVEK
- a CDS encoding amidohydrolase family protein, which gives rise to MSDQTVSKLFVNGRIYQDAVRRVNNLLVEDDLVVAVDVDPSNHTDAEVIDLDGNALYPGFCDSHVHLVESALMFSGGDLRGDNNAESIVQAVKTAISKHSDEDPFFAGGFSLDNYDSWSLDDLAALDAVTGDRIVLLSDDLGHNLIINSAAINAADLSKHLDDVPSGGKVVVENGKPTGMLREEAMTLAGNPLLPRFTDASIQPGTQYYMNLWAQMGYTGIVDLMGAPIGRIMHADMCRKMESNGLLPLRVNYNYTFFGLDDLEGGLKEMGKDTDLVRFIGNKLFVDGAYAGGEAWTTWENKQGNHGLHTVTAGDSMGKNQNIYRIVARLEEVGLNCHYHIQGDEALNVTLDALEAAAAKKGGLSCVHTLIHLAFPRPDQLQRINKLNNKVVSTVQPGFWKAEAGLDRYYGKANDASYPIKELMEAGISTGMSTDFGVSPLELSAPTTIMNISMLGEGAARTPLTMQDVIRGLTQGSAATTGHNDVGALYPGMKADMVRFERDLYDEKPENLATNPPKVLETWISGKKVVIHETPK
- a CDS encoding ABC transporter permease, yielding MLDIALKILSKFAWVSVVFIGITVISFWVIHLAPGSPTDMETTLNPTATVETRLKLEKLYGLDKPIHEQYINWVARLAKFDFGLSMSGDRRPVWDRIKERLPLTFGMNMASLFLTLIIAVPIGMYSAWRQDGWFDRGMTVLVFIGFAVPGFWLALLLMLWLGIYYPIFPISGLTSLDFKLLSPWGKMLDLAHHLALPIFIYTFGSLAGMSRFMRSSMLEVLRQDYITTAKAKGLPMRKVLFKHALRNGLLPVITILGLSIPGLIGGSVIIESIFALPGLGQLFYGAVMARDYSLIMGSLVLGAMLTLAGNLLADMAYGLADPRIRAGGQD
- a CDS encoding C45 family peptidase, producing the protein MLKTVELQGNYYEIGKGWGEVFRQEMNRIIMSELGLIAAYYGIDNATVIELGKKYLPAAQKYDPEFIEVLHGFSEGAGVSFDTIFAIRSVFDILCSGPPRQGMCTSLAVGASASQNGQVIIGQNIDWHPELPMALLKISWPNGVKQLALSMSGVWEYTLSAYAESSPFAIMSTLTVTPDTNPDIPVPISFIMNKASRQKRLENALEVFTNATSIMPSYLLANGAGKMIGIELGLHSHELLYPESDVLIHANHNISERFAARDAFLQFVPDSPFRYDRMKKLVAQNHGKITPKHVMTFLADHENYPKGICSHVDPESQLPPSATVASVVIIPEEAAMYIAVGNPCENEYERYHLKTD
- a CDS encoding GFA family protein, yielding MTYTGSCLCGEVVFEVEGSFNNFYLCHCERCRKDSGSAHAANLFSSEAELRWLQGEEYVRTFDLEGHIKSFCIHCGSALPNIQMEGTLLVVPAGSLDCDVPISPDGHIYVASKANWDAQLEKIPSFDTIPHDEHG